From one Marmota flaviventris isolate mMarFla1 chromosome 1, mMarFla1.hap1, whole genome shotgun sequence genomic stretch:
- the LOC114096196 gene encoding probable G-protein coupled receptor 141, translated as MAGYNISRNSSCDPILTPHLTWLYFVVLIGGLTGVISILFLLVKMNTRSVTTTAVVNLVVVHSVFLLTVPFRLSYLIKETWTFGLPFCKFVSAMLHIHMYLTFLFYLVILVIRYLIFFKRQDKVEFYRKLHAVAASSGMWLLVIVIVVPLVISQYGNNEEYNENHCFNFHKELGREYVQAINYIIVIIVITTAVILLVFQIFITISMVRKLSHSLLSHQEFWAQLKNLFFIGIILICFLPYQFFRIYYLHVVAQTKGCNNSVAFYNEIFLSVTAISCCDLLLFVLGGSHWFKQKIIDLWNCLLCR; from the coding sequence ATGGCTGGTTACAATATCTCCAGGAATTCCTCTTGTGATCCTATACTGACTCCTCATTTAACCTGGCTCTACTTTGTAGTGCTCATTGGCGGACTGACAGGTGTCATCTCCATTTTGTTCCTGCTGGTGAAAATGAATACACGGTCCGTGACGACCACAGCAGTCGTTAACCTGGTGGTGGTCCACAGTGTTTTTCTGCTGACAGTACCTTTCCGCTTGTCCTACCTCATCAAGGAGACTTGGACATTTGGATTGCCCTTCTGCAAATTTGTGAGTGCCATGCTGCACATCCACATGTACCTCACGTTCCTCTTCTACCTGGTGATCCTGGTTATCAGGTACCTCATCTTCTTCAAGCGCCAGGACAAAGTGGAATTCTACAGAAAACTACATGCGGTTGCTGCCAGTTCAGGCATGTGGCTTTTGGTGATTGTCATTGTGGTACCCCTGGTCATTTCTCAGTATGGAAATAATGAGGAGTACAATGAAAACCACTGTTTTAATTTCCATAAGGAACTTGGTCGTGAGTATGTGCAAGCCATCAATTACATAATAGTCATTATTGTCATAACCACTGCAGTGATTCTCTTGGTCTTCCAGATCTTCATCACTATATCCATGGTGCGGAAGCTAAGCCACTCCTTACTGTCCCACCAGGAGTTCTGGGCTCAGCTGAAGAATCTATTCTTCATAGGCATCAtccttatttgttttcttccctaCCAGTTCTTCAGGATCTATTACTTGCATGTTGTGGCACAAACCAAGGGCTGCAATAACAGTGTTGCATTTTACAATGAAATCTTCCTGAGCGTCACAGCCATTAGCTGCTGTGATTTGCTGCTCTTTGTTCTAGGGGGAAGCCATTGGTTTAAGCAAAAGATAATTGACCTATGGAATTGCCTTTTGTGCCGTTAG